From one Anopheles bellator chromosome 1, idAnoBellAS_SP24_06.2, whole genome shotgun sequence genomic stretch:
- the LOC131214989 gene encoding transcription factor GAGA: MSLPINSLYSLTWGDYGTSLVSAVQLLRCHGDLVDVTLAAGGRSFPAHKIVLCAASPFLLDLLKNTPCKHPVVMLAGVNANDLEALLEFVYRGEVSVDHSQLPSLLQAAHCLNIQGLAPQTVSHKDDNTTYTTSIQLHPTLVPQNHVKAVIDVGNNVCTEDLITTLAPTQTVQAQVIETITPDQMSDEVTKDVISQFLPTRKRKQRTKKNAGQGTVGAAAGNAGGAQNAKVMKTDEDGTIQTIIVNSAEEGVTAAAAAAAVVKDIKKETNPDGTPVDTKEGIIKIKSKSQSEQPATCPICQAVIRQSRNLRRHLELRHFKKPGVKKERVRKNKKGQGANANQANGANGTNAGNNGTVTVVTTGGDPTGQQAQQQQQQQQAQQQAQQGQTTIDTNGTISVTVSQAQAQQLEQAAASGQQHVVTQHEHADGTTSLSIAQVQTLDGHQLAIGNLNQATLIRTGESIEAGIIGTHEPTLRPHTELFRVGNTVYTIEERRTDTSNRLT; this comes from the exons ATGTCGCTCCCTATAAATTCACTCTACAGCCTGACGTGGGGCGACTACGGAACCTCGCTGGTGTCCGCGGTTCAGCTGCTGCGGTGCCATGGGGACTTGGTCGATGTTACGCTGGCCGCCGGGGGGCGTAGCTTTCCGGCGCACAAGATAGTCCTCTGCGCCGCCAGTCCATTTCTGTTGGACCTGCTGAAG aacacaCCGTGCAAACATCCGGTCGTGATGCTGGCCGGGGTGAATGCGAACGATCTCGAGGCGCTGCTCGAGTTCGTGTACCGCGGTGAGGTGAGCGTGGACCATTCGCAGCTCCCTTCGCTGCTGCAGGCAGCCCACTGTCTCAACATCCAGGGACTGGCCCCGCAGACGGTTTCGCACAAGGACGACAACACAACGTACACCACGTCAATCCAGCTCCACCCGACGCTCGTACCCCAGAACCACGTCAAGGCCGTGATCGACGTGGGCAACAATGTTTGC ACGGAAGATCTGATTACGACCCTCGCACCGACACAAACCGTACAGGCACAGGTTATTGAGACGATCACCCCGGACCAGATGTCGGACGAAGTGACCAAGGACGTGATTAGCCAATTTTTGCCCACCCGTAAGCGCAAGCAGCGCACCAAGAAAAATGCTGGCCAAGGTACCGTCGGTGCGGCTGCCGGCAACGCTGGAGGAGCCCAGAACGCCAAGGTCATGAAAACGGATGAGGACGGCACAATTCAGACGATCATTGTTAACAGCGCCGAGGAAGGTGTGACGGCCGCCGCGGCAGCCGCTGCCGTGGTGAAGGACAtcaaaaaggaaacgaaccCGGACGGAACACCCGTGGACACGAAGGAAGGCATTATCA AGATCAAGAGCAAGTCACAATCGGAACAGCCCGCCACCTGCCCCATCTGCCAGGCGGTCATCAGACAGTCACGCAACCTGCGCCGTCATCTCGAGCTGCGACACTTCAAAAAACCGGGCGTCAAAAAGGAGCGTGTTCGCAAGAACAAGAAAG GACAAGGCGCAAACGCAAACCAGGCAAACGGAGCAAACGGAACAAACGCTGGCAATAACGGAACGGTAACGGTGGTAACGACCGGTGGTGACCCCACGGGACAACAggctcagcagcaacagcagcagcagcaagcccagcagcaggcacAACAGGGACAGACCACGATCGACACGAACGGCACGATATCGGTTACAGTTTCCCAGGCACAGGCTCAGCAGCTGGAACAGGCGGCGGCTAGTGGACAGCAACACGTCGTTACGCAGCACGAACACGCCGACGGCACGACTTCGCTCTCGATCGCGCAGGTACAAACGCTGGACGGCCATCAGCTAGCCATCGGAAATCTCAATCAG GCCACATTGATACGCACCGGTGAATCGATCGAGGCAGGCATCATCGGAACGCACGAACCCACCCTGCGCCCGCACACGGAACTGTTCCGCGTCGGCAACACCGTGTACACGATAGAGGAACGTCGCACGGACACGTCGAATCGCCTGACTTAG